A window of the Cicer arietinum cultivar CDC Frontier isolate Library 1 chromosome 6, Cicar.CDCFrontier_v2.0, whole genome shotgun sequence genome harbors these coding sequences:
- the LOC113784326 gene encoding uncharacterized protein yields MLFFIFCKAEELGRDPTLDEVFLKTHTKKKDNSWVDERAQKTYETYQGKLQQASKNGEASSSCSQVVNAEARLDMWVQSVGGKNKGRIYGAGDRSSLYRPGVASLVPDSRPSRGCVNVLSQHSTEIAAQIAAFEERAKAAEHEAREAREELRKAEQRRQEDDQRTKELQIQLATLAKSVASIQAESSRRRRHPDYDEDESNDDDSDE; encoded by the exons atgttgttttttattttttgtaaggctgaagagttaggtagagaccccacattggatgaggtctttttaaaaactcacactaagaagaaggacaactcttgggttgatgaaagagcacaaaaaacatat GAAACATATCAAGGTAAGTTGCAACAAGCTTCCAAAAATGGGGAAGCGTCTAGTAGTTGTAGCCAAGTGGTTAATGCGGAAGCTCGCTTAGACATGTGGGTCCAATCTGTTGGGGGGAAGAATAAAGGGAGGATCTATGGTGCTGGAGATAGATCCTCACTTTATAGACCAGGTGTCGCAAGTCTAGTCCCAGATTCTCGTCCATCTAGAGGTTGTGTCAATGTCTTGTCTCAACACTCTACCGAGATAGCTGCACAGATAGCAGCATTTGAGGAGCGAGCAAAAGCGGCAGAACACGAGGCACGAGAGGCGCGGGAGGAGCTAAGGAAAGCAGAGCAACGTCGACAAGAGGATGATCAACGCACTAAAGAGCTCCAGATACAGCTAGCAACATTGGCAAAAAGTGTTGCTTCCATACAGGCTGAGTCATCtcgtcgtcgtcgtcatccaGATTATGACGAGGATGAGTCTAATGATGATGACAGCGATGAGTAG
- the LOC140920822 gene encoding uncharacterized protein gives MCTPNFVPKDNISPTVECSPSQPLTSVASRHTSISANPPPSIPLDIGNKTQGSRCADSSHGVAPDGRTMIWPDGRGWLPCRVASKAFTSVITSQYVDPYPSWGAIPELTLERWFDKFGEKVAWLPEHNFQIKNIFNTKGSMRLSDMLMQARKKRKCPTWMGETVWNDLEKIWMDPSFKKISNRAKKNRASSKGGAVHTGGSISIAEHTIRLVHFLY, from the exons ATGTGCACACCAAATTTTGTCCCAAAAGACAACATTTCCCCGACTGTTGAGTGTTCACCGTCACAACCATTAACATCAGTTGCTTCACGACATACTTCAATTTCCGCTAATCCACCACCTTCAATACCGCTTGATATTGGTAATAAGACTCAAGGGTCAAGATGTGCAGATTCTAGTCATGGGGTTGCGCCTGATGGGAGAACAATGATATGGCCAGATGGTCGAGG GTGGTTACCGTGTAGGGTGGCCTCCAAGGCCTTCACCTCAGTCATTACATCACAATATGTTGATCCGTATCCTAGCTGGGGAGCAATCCCAGAATTAACTTTGGAACGTTGGTTCGACAAATTTGGT GAGAAAGTTGCTTGGTTGCCTGAGCACAATTTTCAGATTAAGAATATCTTCAATACAAAAGGATCAATGCGTCTTTCTGATATGTTGATGCAAGCGAGAAAGAAGCGTAAGTGTCCAACTTGGATGGGAGAAACTGTTTGGAATGATCTTGAGAAGATATGGATGGATCCGTCGTTTAAGAAGATATCAAATCGAGCTAAGAAAAATCGTGCTTCTTCTAAAGGAGGAGCTGTCCATACTGGTGGATCTATATCCATTGCTGAACATACCATTCGATTGGTACACTTTTTATATTAA